In Debaryomyces hansenii CBS767 chromosome A complete sequence, a genomic segment contains:
- a CDS encoding DEHA2D19096p (similar to uniprot|O74909 Schizosaccharomyces pombe meu23 Meu23 protein) produces the protein MNNPIFQNDYGVNPPTNESYNEVIKYKRKLEIAVSNKITDSHQHASELELQAKRQCLEIQVQSNEDIQRVNGFLEQKANEEGADTMPLWFSNWANRFASDMSDLKGDMSDLKGDMSGLSTALNRVNFRIARIENKESRASGFSSGKLPFLNGQEPDEDLPPILNIEDIENLTREECVRYLRGYGVSFTNNETISLKKKLRDAIGFTLRSDSVFDFHSFRN, from the coding sequence ATGAACAATCCTATATTTCAAAACGACTATGGAGTAAATCCACCAACTAATGAAAGTTATAATGAGGTGATTAAATATAAGAGAAAACTAGAAATTGCGGTAAGTAATAAAATAACAGATCTGCATCAACATGCGTCAGAGCTTGAATTACAAGCAAAACGCCAGTGTCTAGAAATTCAAGTGCaatcaaatgaagatattcaaCGTGTAAATGGCTTTCTTGAACAGAAAGCTAACGAAGAAGGAGCGGATACAATGCCACTTTGGTTTTCAAACTGGGCTAACCGTTTTGCTAGTGATATGTCAGATTTGAAAGGTGATATGTCAGATTTGAAAGGTGATATGTCAGGGTTATCAACTGCTTTGAATCGAGTTAATTTCAGAATCGCACGCATTGAAAACAAAGAGCTGAGAGCTTCCGGTTTCTCTAGTGGAAAGCTACCATTTTTGAATGGGCAAGAGCCCGACGAAGATTTGCCGCCCATTCTAAATATCGAAGACATTGAAAACTTAACAAGAGAAGAATGTGTTCGTTATTTAAGAGGCTACGGTGTTTCATTTACAAACAACGAGActatttcattgaaaaagaaattaagaGATGCAATTGGTTTCACTTTAAGAAGTGATTCAGTATTCGACTTTCATAGTTTTCGAAATTAA
- a CDS encoding DEHA2D19228p (no similarity), with protein sequence MGHVLKKGPFKNLQIPEVCFAIGDYKKGTYNLARGFEELKVTIKEFKQYLLDTKRLRSSKSLQFLLIGSGPLGFYLL encoded by the coding sequence ATGGGTCatgtattgaaaaaagGACCTTTTAAAAATTTGCAAATTCCAGAAGTTTGTTTTGCTATAGGTGATTATAAAAAAGGAACCTATAATTTGGCACGaggatttgaagaattaaaagtGACtataaaagaattcaagCAATATCTATTGGATACTAAGCGATTGAGATCTCTGAAAAGTCTACAGTTTTTGTTGATAGGGAGTGGTCCCCTAGGGTTTTATTTGCTTTAG
- a CDS encoding DEHA2D19272p (similar to uniprot|Q9WXD6 Brevibacterium linens BDA1 1 4- butanediol diacrylate esterase) translates to MMTSLNDPSCLSELSNNLDNILNNAVDNTNAQSFAPGVVLGVTNEKETKYLNSKGVVSLDNRKEMTTDAVFCYYSCSKAITTTAILQLVEKGLIDLDVPVKTYLSKIGDIGIIKGWKDEKTPIFEPPTVDITMRMLLTHSAGFSYPFFNEDYKKILEQNGQPNILNVDETTMDCTFLIFEPGTKWHYGMNLDWAGFVLEAVAGQKLGDYIMENIFKPAKMDSCTFHIKNNDIVSTHMRTSEGLMIAPFGPERDPKLDMGGHGIFGTVDDYLKFIRIWLNGGKTEDGLQIIKPETHEIAIQNNLAKGLHVTDLESFQQEVTKSALLDPSIKPDTWSLGFAVNEQDLPTGRPKGTIHWSGVANLYYLIDIKNKVGIFWATQIFPFLDESASGFIKAETAVYDAFKS, encoded by the coding sequence ATGATGACTTCGTTAAATGATCCATCCTGCCTTTCTGAGCTTTCCAACaatttggataatattCTCAACAATGCAGTGGACAATACAAATGCACAAAGTTTTGCTCCAGGAGTTGTTTTGGGAGTCACAAACGAAAAggaaacaaaatatttgaattcaaaggGCGTTGTGAGTCTTGACAATAGGAAGGAAATGACAACAGATGCAGTTTTTTGCTACTATTCGTGTTCAAAGGCCATCACAACCACAGCAATTCTCcaattggttgaaaaagGATTGATTGACTTAGATGTACCAGTGAAGACATATTTATCGAAAATTGGAGATATTGGTATAATCAAAGGTTGGAAAGATGAGAAAACACCAATTTTTGAGCCTCCAACTGTAGATATAACTATGCGTATGTTATTAACCCATTCTGCAGGATTCTCTTATCCTTTCTTCAACGAAGATTACAAGAAGATACTTGAGCAAAATGGACAACCAAACATTCTTAACGTTGATGAAACAACAATGGATTGCACgtttttgatatttgaaCCGGGTACAAAATGGCATTATGGTATGAATTTGGATTGGGCAGGGTTTGTGTTGGAAGCTGTCGCTGGTCAAAAGTTAGGGGACTATATTATGgagaatatttttaagCCTGCCAAGATGGACTCATGTACTTTTCatataaagaataatgatatagtTTCAACACATATGCGTACATCAGAAGGATTGATGATTGCTCCATTTGGTCCAGAAAGAGATCCTAAGTTAGATATGGGAGGCCATGGTATTTTTGGGACTGTagatgattatttaaagtTCATTAGAATTTGGTTGAACGGTGGAAAAACAGAAGATGGTTTGCAGATTATCAAACCGGAAACTCATGAGATTgctattcaaaataatctAGCTAAAGGTTTGCATGTCACCGATCTTGAATCCTTTCAACAAGAAGTCACTAAATCGGCTCTTTTAGATCCAAGTATAAAACCAGATACTTGGTCACTTGGGTTTGCAGTAAACGAGCAAGATTTACCCACTGGGAGACCAAAAGGTACTATTCACTGGTCCGGTGTTGCAAATCTATATTACTTGATAGATATCAAGAATAAAGTAGGAATTTTTTGGGCTACTCaaatttttccttttcttgaTGAATCAGCAAGTGGGTTTATAAAAGCAGAAACTGCAGTATATGATGCCTTTAAATCGTAA
- a CDS encoding DEHA2D19118p (no similarity) — MTEYSHLHINMTFKCRSIPYGYEYTNNYRAQISCLRGELGYNFVVSLITITIDT, encoded by the coding sequence ATGACCGAATACAGTCATCTTCACATCAACATGACATTCAAGTGCAGAAGTATTCCATATGGTTATGAATATACAAACAACTACAGGGCGCAAATATCTTGTTTACGTGGTGAACTTGGTTATAACTTTGTGGTCTCTCTTATTACGATTACGATTGACACATAG
- a CDS encoding DEHA2D19206p (no similarity), producing the protein MNITLAFTQKTLTFIAAETFLQNQFSLPLRIGYHYLDNSLTA; encoded by the coding sequence ATGAATATTACTCTAGCTTTTACCCAAAAAACTTTAACCTTTATTGCAGCTGAAAcctttcttcaaaatcaattttctttgccACTTCGGATTGGCTACCACTACCTCGATAATTCGTTAACTGCATAA
- a CDS encoding DEHA2D19184p (no similarity), which produces MVFKEYILQARSLLKGTELQQDIERGNIEGADSLYDTYDVCNLCQSL; this is translated from the coding sequence ATGGTTTTCAAGGAGTATATTCTTCAAGCAAGACTGCTTTTGAAGGGTACGGAATTACAGCAGGATATTGAGAGAGGGAATATTGAAGGTGCTGATTCGCTATACGACACATATGATGTATGCAATCTATGCCAGTCGCTTTAA
- a CDS encoding DEHA2D19140p (no similarity), producing MYFSGKDIKEIIVEEPSREAIKINPTLFNSLRDNNEQSTRILLDIPLLKIRDYRGKTKQVMKSLVPQSDADVFAGDMPFMSALVYITNAMMNAKFTGLSIDEFKTNYLSPFDKTIKESKIQYLPCLNPVFPYPLAYDWDDEFDIHQYFRQDISGSIERI from the coding sequence atgtaCTTCTCTGGTAAAgatatcaaagaaatcattGTCGAAGAGCCTTCTAGGGAAgctatcaaaataaatccAACATTATTCAATAGTTTAcgtgataataatgaacaaAGTACAAGAATATTGTTGGATATTCCATTACTAAAGATCCGAGATTATAGAGGCAAAACAAAGCAGGTCATGAAGAGCTTAGTACCTCAAAGTGATGCAGATGTATTTGCAGGCGACATGCCATTTATGTCAGCTCTTGTTTATATCACAAATGCAATGATGAATGCCAAGTTTACAGGCTTGAGTATTGATGAGttcaaaacaaattatCTTTCTCCTTTTGATAAGACTATTAAAGAATCGaagattcaatatcttcctTGTTTAAACCCAGTTTTTCCTTATCCATTGGCATATGATTGGGATGATGAGTTTGACATCCATCAATATTTCAGGCAAGATATATCTGGGTCAATTGAACGTATATAA
- a CDS encoding DEHA2D19052p (no similarity) codes for MGNSTDFKGEFTINPPLTMEQIQYATDCFEDSKSHMYLQHGNAEFTNGHGDLNWDGSWSVSPGGDKIFFNPMDRLYEGKGYLKYLIEHAIRPTKSTVNGEMVFLNEYGSFGILGVENNEVYVIGYLKENDLPLYVEAREEALTSKSYSYNVSIDQIPQELSCNSLIPVIFRYDIASKITRNTEFVGSFNVESIFDFEAYLMTKSTKEEYIDNEVDKELKKLSGCYTYNPGFLAEAEERIRQKIERTYPYIAEHNIDGTVGDRSTKNEWILSDNQQKLIWSGIKFIAAHNWLAFLSFSCFDIRGSIKWVNERNESGLLTVERIENSNYGNKNFVFIEFDGKKYLANISWSY; via the coding sequence ATGGGAAATTCAACAGATTTTAAAGGAGAATTTACAATTAATCCTCCGCTAACGATGGAACAGATCCAATACGCAACTGATTGTTTTGAGGATTCAAAGTCACATATGTATTTACAACACGGTAATGCTGAATTTACTAATGGTCATGGGGACTTGAATTGGGATGGTAGCTGGTCAGTCTCTCCTGGTGGggataaaatattcttcaatccAATGGACAGGCTCTACGAGGGGAAAGGGTATTTAAAGTACTTAATAGAGCATGCAATAAGGCCAACTAAATCCACCGTAAATGGTGAGATGGTTTTCCTTAATGAGTATGGTTCTTTTGGAATATTAGGagttgaaaataatgaagtgTATGTTATTGGTTATCTAAAGGAAAATGATTTACCTCTTTATGTAGAAGCAAGAGAAGAGGCCCTCACGCTGAAATCCTACTCATATAATGTCAGCATAGACCAGATTCCTCAAGAACTTAGCTGCAATCTGTTGATACCTGTAATTTTCAGATACGATATAGCCCTGAAAATTACCAGAAACACAGAATTCGTGGGATCATTTAATGTTGAAAGCATATTTGACTTTGAAGCATATTTGATGACTAAAAGCACTAAAGAGGAATATATCGACAATGAGGTAGATAAAGAGCTAAAGAAACTTTCTGGGTGTTACACATATAACCCCGGATTCCTTGCTGAAGCTGAAGAGCGCATACGTCAAAAAATTGAGCGCACATATCCATATATTGCAGAACACAATATAGACGGTACAGTTGGTGACAGATCAACAAAAAATGAATGGATACTCTCTGATAATCAACAGAAACTCATATGGTCAGgtataaaatttattgcTGCTCATAACTGGCTAGCATTTTTAAGTTTTCTGTGCTTTGATATCCGAGGTTCAATTAAATGGGTCAATGAACGAAATGAACTGGGGTTGCTAACGGTAGAAAGAATTGAGAATCTGAATTATGGCAATAAGAACTTCGTTTTCATAGAATTTGATGggaaaaaatatttggccAATATTTCATGGAGCTATTAA
- a CDS encoding DEHA2D19162p (no similarity), giving the protein MHYKMSKSEPYTDSPALCFGIGDYKTENYYLSQGFEELKVAIENTRTSMIELIFPEREWSPRVVFALTLRKHLYQAFLCGTDRVFISDHQSFSGFFRYEIVNGQMTIEYYVINDPETALEGMTLRSAIAGFFYKSEEKAFDTKKALARSLSVANSAKRFDPFLNVLPRPVELLNKLPTNELQGLRNIEETDGLEDFQVILDQPYWRIIHNAVKWYPNLGLKLPYTVVAELYRYSKLFWEDAANGLLWVSLPDKREYYEMFITELSINEKNAKSQFAANFSKLIVSGYWNGVPDHPMHIFEDVGEKIPRNEWEEEKVYEGVKLRLEELHSLGISHNDVRMENIHVSESGKILLANFGLSQYPANEKNKMNDFDFLNSVFPTNTDSEDSDSECDMTMNMNEDNSN; this is encoded by the coding sequence ATGCACTATAAGATGAGCAAGTCGGAACCTTATACAGATAGTCCTGCCTTATGTTTCGGAATAGGTGACTATAAGAcagaaaattattatttatctCAgggatttgaagaattgaaagtaGCTATAGAAAATACAAGAACTTCAAtgattgaattaatttttccaGAGAGGGAATGGAGCCCTAGGGTGGTTTTTGCTTTGACTCTTCGCAAACATCTTTATCAGGCCTTCCTTTGTGGTACCGATAGAGTTTTCATCTCAGATCACCAATCATTTTCAGGTTTTTTCAGATATGAAATTGTCAATGGTCAAATGACAATAGAATATTATGTCATAAACGATCCAGAGACTGCTTTAGAAGGTATGACTTTAAGATCTGCTATAGCTGGATTCTTTTATAAGAGTGAGGAAAAAGCCTTCGATACGAAGAAAGCGCTAGCGAGGTCCCTTCTGGTGGCTAACAGTGCCAAGAGGTTTGATCCATTCTTGAATGTACTTCCCAGACCTGTTGAGCTTTTAAATAAACTACCAACTAATGAACTTCAAGGGTTGAGAAACATTGAAGAAACAGATGGCCTTGAAGATTTTCAAGTAATCTTAGACCAACCATACTGGCGAATAATTCATAACGCAGTGAAATGGTATCCTAATTTAGGATTGAAACTTCCATACACTGTGGTTGCTGAATTGTATCGCTACTCTAAATTGTTCTGGGAAGATGCAGCCAATGGTTTGTTATGGGTCAGTCTTCCTGATAAAAGAGAATATTACGAAATGTTCATTACGGAACTTtcaattaatgaaaaaaatgcGAAATCACAATTTGCtgcaaatttttcaaagctCATTGTTTCTGGTTATTGGAATGGCGTTCCTGATCATCCaatgcatatatttgaagatgtaggtgaaaaaattccaaGGAACGAGTGGGAAGAGGAAAAGGTGTATGAGGGTGTTAAATTAAGGCTAGAAGAACTCCATCTGTTGGGAATTAGCCATAATGATGTTAGGATGGAGAACATCCATGTTTCTGAGTCAGGTAAAATTTTGTTAGCTAATTTTGGGTTATCACAATATCCTGCaaatgaaaagaataaaatgaatgattttgattttttgaaCAGTGTATTCCCAACCAATACAGACAGTGAAGATAGTGATTCTGAATGTGATATGACAatgaatatgaatgaaGACAATAGTAATTaa
- a CDS encoding DEHA2D19250p (no similarity) has product MMLATSAFSHRVDVEGISHVISIGSVPSSVDFQQVVPRMWRKKVNNVGRSIILLDPGMKSEIIQGDKCVNGMLVHELNGKVEQSCL; this is encoded by the coding sequence ATGATGCTTGCAACGTCCGCGTTCAGTCACAGGGTTGATGTTGAGGGTATAAGCCATGTAATATCCATTGGTAGCGTCCCCAGTAGTGTTGATTTTCAGCAAGTTGTGCCAAGGATGTGGAGAAAGAAGGTTAATAATGTGGGTCGGTCAATTATATTGTTGGATCCAGGGATGAAATCGGAGATAATCCAGGGAGATAAATGCGTGAATGGTATGTTGGTGCACGAATTGAATGGAAAAGTAGAGCAGAGTTGTTTGTAG